CATACTGCAAATAATTATTATGAAAAGTTTTTTTATCACAATGATTTTTTTATAGAAAAGATGAATAGTATCTTTAAATTGATTTTTGAAAAGAATTTCCCAAATGCTTCCCAAAATAGTATGTATATGCTATTTTTTACAATGATTGTTGAAACAGATCAACTACTATCAAGCTTTATGAAAAATATAGAACCTACAAAAATATTGATTTATTTTAATTTTGATCCCACATTTAATCTGTATATCAAAAATAAACTTGAATTAACATTATCCGGTAAAAACGAAATTAGTATATTAACAGGAGAACATTCATTCGAAAACATTGATGTATTTTTTAGAAATTATGATATTATCATAACTAATCACTTTTTTGATGATTTTCCTTCATTCGAAAATATTATTACTGTCTCACACTTCTTGTCAAAAACAGACAACGAAAAAATCAAACAAATGAACGATAAAATAACAAAAGAAAAATTTAATCGCATGTCCGATGAGATGTATGAACGAGCAAACGAACTAATCAAACCTCTATAATGATCATTTAATAATTAAGTATTACATTAATCGTAAAAAGATATCCAATATTTCTGATTAACTCAGTATATTGGATATCTTTTTATTCAAAAAATTAAATATCAGACTATTGTATTACCTCATTTAAGACTAAAGACTGAGATACAAAATTAATACGAAGGTATATACTAAATTCACAGTTGTTCAAAAAATAATCGATTATAAATAACGGAGGTCATTATGTCTGTATTAACGGTCAAGAATGTAGAAAAAGAATACAAAATTGGAAAAAATACGTTTAAAGCACTCAAAGGGGTCAGCCTATCAATCAAAAAGGGAGAATCAATTGCTATAATCGGCAAAAGTGGTTCTGGAAAATCAACGCTTATGCACATCTTAGCTTTACTTGATAAACCAACATCCGGAGAAATTGAGTTGTTGGGTCAAAATGTTAAGGACATCAACAAAAAAGTATTAAATCATCTACGAAACGAAACGTTTGGGTTTGTCTTTCAACAGTTTTTTATTAATCCTAAAGATACTGTATTAGATAATGTCATGTTACCGTTAAAAATTAACGGACTAAATAACAAAGAAAGAAAAAGAAGAGTGATGAATGCTTTAAAATCTGTTGAACTTGATGATAAAGCACAAAATAACGCTAATGATTTATCGGGTGGTCAAAAACAACGAGTTTGTATTGCCAGAGCTATAGTAAATGAACCAGATATTATTTTTGCTGATGAGCCCACCGGAA
This is a stretch of genomic DNA from Vagococcus zengguangii. It encodes these proteins:
- a CDS encoding ABC transporter ATP-binding protein; its protein translation is MSVLTVKNVEKEYKIGKNTFKALKGVSLSIKKGESIAIIGKSGSGKSTLMHILALLDKPTSGEIELLGQNVKDINKKVLNHLRNETFGFVFQQFFINPKDTVLDNVMLPLKINGLNNKERKRRVMNALKSVELDDKAQNNANDLSGGQKQRVCIARAIVNEPDIIFADEPTGNLDSKTGEKIEELLFNLNREKGITLIVVTHDPELANKCDRQIHIKDGYIVEEN